The Clostridium sp. AWRP genome has a window encoding:
- the greA gene encoding transcription elongation factor GreA — protein sequence MSGSKKYVMTYEGITKLEDELEYLKTVKRREIMEKIKVALSFGDLSENSEYDSAKNEQAFVEGRIVQLENMLKNATIVDEEEIPPGVVGIGSIVKVRDYDFNEEVEYLIVGSAEADPINNKISNESPVGKGLVGKKAGDVVEVQIPDGVSKYEILSIRR from the coding sequence ATGAGTGGATCAAAAAAATATGTAATGACCTATGAAGGTATAACAAAACTTGAGGATGAATTAGAATATTTAAAAACAGTTAAAAGAAGAGAAATTATGGAAAAAATTAAAGTAGCACTTTCTTTTGGAGATTTAAGCGAAAATTCAGAGTATGATAGTGCTAAAAATGAACAAGCATTTGTAGAAGGAAGAATAGTACAACTTGAAAATATGCTAAAAAATGCTACTATAGTAGATGAAGAAGAAATTCCGCCAGGAGTAGTAGGTATAGGATCTATTGTAAAGGTTAGGGATTATGATTTTAATGAGGAAGTAGAATATTTGATTGTAGGGTCTGCAGAAGCTGATCCAATTAACAATAAAATATCCAATGAATCTCCAGTAGGTAAAGGACTTGTAGGTAAAAAAGCTGGGGATGTAGTTGAAGTACAGATTCCAGATGGAGTTAGTAAGTACGAGATACTTAGTATAAGAAGATAA
- the murD gene encoding UDP-N-acetylmuramoyl-L-alanine--D-glutamate ligase produces the protein MKEDFDNFKKFIKNKKTAVVGIGISNRPLINFLLGLGAKVSAFDKKDEGELGEVTKELKKRGVVLVLGKNYLEYLDDFDVIFKTPSMRIDSPALVKAKQNGAYVTSEMEEFIKYCPAKIYGVTGSDGKTTTTTLIYNMLKEQGYKSWVGGNIGTPLFSRIEEINPKDKVVLELSSFQLMGMDVSPEVAVITNISPNHLDIHKDMEEYVNAKKSIFKYQGKQDVVILNRDNECTNAMAKEAKGKVRQFSIEEELTSGGYLNGDILCIDGKKVCKISEVKLRGMHNVANLLTAFCAIKEDVSVDNMKKVATTFEGVEHRCEFVRELDGVKYYNDSIASSPTRTLAGLRAFEKPVILIAGGYDKKIPFDVLAEEGYSKIKTLILMGATKDKIRKSFDKLKCEKGIDVPIVTVDSLTDAVNAARELSSSGDIVTFSPACASFDMFPNFEVRGNAFKDIINNF, from the coding sequence ATGAAGGAAGATTTTGATAACTTTAAAAAGTTTATAAAGAATAAAAAAACGGCAGTGGTTGGAATAGGAATAAGTAATAGACCTTTAATTAATTTTTTATTGGGACTGGGTGCAAAGGTAAGTGCTTTTGATAAAAAAGATGAAGGGGAACTTGGTGAAGTTACCAAGGAGTTAAAAAAGCGAGGAGTGGTTTTAGTATTAGGCAAAAATTATCTCGAATATTTAGATGATTTTGATGTAATATTTAAGACTCCTTCTATGAGAATAGATAGTCCTGCACTTGTAAAAGCTAAACAAAATGGTGCATATGTAACTTCAGAAATGGAAGAGTTTATTAAATATTGTCCTGCTAAGATATATGGAGTAACTGGCAGTGATGGAAAAACTACAACTACTACGCTTATATATAATATGTTAAAGGAACAGGGATATAAAAGTTGGGTTGGTGGAAATATAGGTACCCCATTATTTTCTAGGATAGAAGAAATAAATCCTAAGGATAAGGTGGTTCTTGAACTTTCAAGCTTTCAACTTATGGGCATGGATGTATCACCGGAAGTAGCTGTGATTACTAATATAAGTCCAAACCATCTTGATATTCATAAGGATATGGAAGAGTATGTAAATGCAAAAAAAAGTATATTTAAGTATCAAGGGAAGCAGGATGTGGTTATTCTTAATAGAGATAATGAGTGTACTAATGCTATGGCAAAAGAAGCTAAAGGAAAAGTAAGACAGTTTAGTATTGAAGAAGAATTAACTTCTGGTGGATATTTAAATGGAGACATTTTATGTATTGATGGGAAAAAAGTATGCAAGATAAGTGAAGTTAAACTTAGAGGAATGCATAATGTTGCAAATTTGCTTACTGCATTTTGTGCAATTAAAGAGGATGTTTCTGTAGATAATATGAAAAAAGTTGCTACTACATTTGAGGGAGTAGAGCATAGGTGTGAATTTGTAAGAGAATTAGATGGAGTTAAATATTACAATGATTCTATTGCTTCTAGTCCTACGAGAACATTGGCAGGACTAAGGGCTTTTGAGAAACCTGTAATATTAATAGCAGGTGGGTATGATAAAAAAATACCTTTTGATGTTTTGGCAGAGGAAGGATATTCAAAAATAAAAACTTTAATACTTATGGGTGCTACAAAAGATAAAATTAGAAAATCATTTGATAAACTTAAGTGTGAAAAGGGAATTGATGTGCCTATAGTAACGGTAGATTCACTAACAGATGCAGTAAATGCTGCTAGAGAGTTATCAAGTAGTGGCGATATTGTGACTTTTTCACCTGCATGTGCTAGCTTTGATATGTTCCCTAATTTTGAAGTTAGGGGCAATGCGTTTAAGGACATAATAAATAATTTTTAA
- a CDS encoding glycine--tRNA ligase — MSFEKTMDKVVALAKSRGFVYPGSDIYGGLANTWDYGPVGVELKNNVKKVWWQKFVHESEHNVGIDCAILMNNEVWVASGHVGNFSDPLMDCKECKARFRADKLVEEHMTEQGVEKASADGWSNEKLKKYIDDNNIVCPSCGKKNFTDIRQFNLMFKTFQGVTEDSKSEIYLRPETAQGIFVNFKNVQRTSRKKIPFGIAQIGKSFRNEITPGNFTFRTREFEQMELEFFCKPGTDLEWHDYWKKYCWNFLLSLGIKEENIRFRDHDKEELSHYSKATSDIEYLFPFGWGELWGVADRTDYDLKQHQEHSGKDMTYLDTVTKEKYIPYCIEPSVGADRAVLAFLVDAYDEEELEGGDVRTVLHFHPAIAPFKAAILPLSKKLSEKALEVYNILRKDFNVEYDDAGSIGKRYRREDEIGTPYCITVDFDTMDDNTVTVRDRDTMEQFRIKIEELSTFMQEKVQF, encoded by the coding sequence ATGTCTTTTGAAAAAACTATGGATAAAGTAGTAGCTTTAGCTAAAAGTAGAGGATTTGTATATCCTGGGTCAGATATATATGGGGGCCTTGCTAATACATGGGATTATGGGCCTGTTGGAGTAGAGCTAAAAAATAATGTAAAGAAAGTTTGGTGGCAAAAGTTTGTTCATGAAAGTGAACATAATGTAGGAATAGATTGTGCCATACTTATGAATAATGAAGTTTGGGTAGCTTCAGGTCATGTTGGAAACTTTTCTGATCCACTTATGGATTGTAAAGAATGTAAGGCTAGGTTTAGAGCTGATAAATTGGTAGAAGAACATATGACAGAACAGGGAGTAGAAAAGGCTAGTGCTGATGGATGGAGCAATGAAAAGCTAAAGAAATACATAGATGACAACAATATTGTTTGTCCTAGCTGTGGAAAGAAGAATTTTACCGATATCAGACAATTTAATCTTATGTTCAAAACATTTCAAGGAGTTACAGAGGATTCAAAATCAGAAATATATCTGAGACCTGAGACTGCACAGGGTATATTTGTAAACTTTAAAAATGTTCAAAGAACAAGTAGAAAAAAAATACCTTTTGGAATAGCACAAATAGGTAAATCCTTTAGAAATGAAATAACTCCAGGAAACTTTACTTTTAGAACTAGAGAATTTGAACAGATGGAGCTTGAATTTTTCTGTAAACCAGGAACTGATTTAGAATGGCATGATTATTGGAAAAAGTATTGCTGGAATTTCTTATTGAGTCTTGGAATAAAAGAAGAAAATATAAGATTTAGAGATCATGATAAGGAAGAACTTTCCCATTATAGTAAGGCAACTTCTGATATTGAATATTTATTTCCATTTGGATGGGGCGAACTTTGGGGTGTAGCAGATAGAACGGATTATGATTTAAAACAGCATCAAGAGCATTCTGGTAAGGACATGACTTATTTAGATACGGTAACTAAGGAAAAATATATACCATACTGCATAGAACCTTCTGTAGGAGCTGATAGAGCTGTACTTGCATTTTTAGTTGATGCATATGATGAAGAAGAATTAGAAGGAGGAGATGTGAGAACAGTACTACATTTTCACCCTGCTATAGCTCCATTTAAAGCAGCTATCTTACCTCTTAGTAAAAAATTATCAGAAAAAGCTTTAGAAGTATACAATATTTTAAGAAAAGATTTTAATGTGGAGTATGATGATGCAGGAAGTATAGGTAAGAGATATAGAAGAGAAGATGAAATTGGAACGCCTTATTGTATAACAGTAGATTTTGATACAATGGATGACAATACTGTTACTGTAAGAGATAGGGATACCATGGAGCAGTTTAGAATAAAAATAGAAGAATTATCGACGTTTATGCAAGAAAAAGTACAGTTTTAG
- the lysS gene encoding lysine--tRNA ligase — protein sequence MSKDEKKLHALEEKSNELIRERLQKFEDLKEAGKDPFDVYKVERTHTSKEVKDNYDTLEGKDVTVAGRLISKRVHGKAGFSDLYDRYGKIQLYIRINDVGEEKLKEYKSYDIGDILSVTGRVFKTKTEEISIHITDFELVAKSLKPLPEKWHGLKDPDLRYRQRYVDLIINSDVRDTFLKRTAIIKSIREFLDNKDYIEVETPILSSIAGGAAAKPFTTHHNALDIDMYLRIATELYLKRLIVGGFEKVYEIGKCFRNEGMDIRHNPEYTSIELYEAFADYNDMMEITENMIAYVCEKVLGTTKVVYEDTEIDFKPPWNRITMVEAVKKFANVDFDEVKDDEEAREIAKEKHIELKKELKDCSKGDILDAMFEEFCEEQFIQPTFVMDYPVEISPLTKKKRGNPKFTERFEGFIFGREICNAYSELNDPIVQRERFMQQLKERELGDDEAYMMDEDFLNALEIGMPPTGGLGIGVDRLVMFLTNSPSIRDVILFPTMKPNQQQ from the coding sequence ATGTCAAAAGACGAAAAGAAATTACATGCACTAGAAGAAAAGTCTAATGAGCTCATTAGGGAGAGACTGCAAAAATTTGAAGACCTTAAAGAAGCAGGAAAAGATCCTTTTGACGTATATAAAGTAGAAAGGACACATACTTCAAAAGAAGTAAAGGACAACTACGATACTTTAGAAGGTAAAGATGTAACTGTAGCAGGAAGGCTTATTTCGAAAAGAGTTCATGGAAAAGCTGGATTTTCCGATTTATATGATAGATATGGAAAGATACAGTTATATATAAGGATAAACGATGTAGGTGAAGAGAAATTAAAAGAGTACAAATCCTATGATATTGGTGATATTTTATCTGTAACTGGTAGAGTGTTTAAAACAAAGACAGAAGAAATATCAATTCATATTACAGATTTTGAGCTGGTAGCTAAATCTCTCAAACCGCTTCCAGAAAAATGGCATGGATTAAAAGATCCAGATTTGAGATATAGGCAGAGATATGTGGATTTAATAATAAATAGTGATGTTAGAGATACTTTCTTGAAGAGAACTGCCATAATAAAGTCAATAAGAGAATTCCTAGATAACAAGGACTACATAGAAGTGGAGACTCCAATACTTTCGTCAATAGCTGGAGGAGCTGCAGCAAAACCTTTTACAACTCATCATAATGCACTTGATATAGATATGTATTTGAGAATTGCTACAGAACTGTATCTTAAAAGACTTATAGTTGGTGGATTTGAAAAGGTATATGAAATAGGTAAATGTTTTAGAAATGAAGGTATGGATATAAGGCATAATCCAGAATATACATCGATTGAATTATATGAAGCTTTTGCAGATTATAACGATATGATGGAAATTACTGAGAATATGATAGCTTATGTATGTGAGAAAGTCCTTGGTACTACAAAGGTAGTTTATGAAGATACAGAAATAGACTTTAAGCCACCATGGAATAGAATTACTATGGTAGAGGCAGTTAAAAAATTTGCAAATGTGGATTTTGATGAAGTGAAAGACGATGAGGAAGCTAGAGAAATTGCTAAAGAGAAACATATTGAATTAAAGAAGGAATTGAAGGATTGTTCAAAAGGCGATATATTGGATGCTATGTTTGAAGAATTTTGCGAAGAGCAATTCATTCAACCTACTTTTGTAATGGATTATCCTGTAGAGATATCACCTCTTACTAAAAAGAAGAGAGGAAATCCTAAGTTTACAGAAAGATTCGAAGGATTTATATTTGGGAGAGAAATATGTAATGCATATTCAGAACTAAATGATCCTATAGTGCAGAGAGAAAGATTTATGCAGCAGCTGAAAGAAAGAGAATTAGGTGATGATGAGGCATATATGATGGATGAAGATTTCTTAAATGCACTTGAGATAGGCATGCCTCCAACTGGAGGTTTGGGAATAGGAGTAGATAGACTTGTAATGTTTCTCACAAATTCTCCTTCAATAAGGGATGTTATATTATTTCCTACAATGAAGCCAAATCAACAGCAGTAA
- a CDS encoding histidine phosphatase family protein translates to MIELYIVRHGETVWNTEKRMQGRKDSPLTKKGIRQANELAKRIKDIRINVIYSSPLGRAMKTAKILRAQRNIPIIKDDRLMEIDLGDWEGLDEKEIKVKNSKELYNFGTNPKIYKPDNGEKFEQVKIRAVSLIKDIMNNCAEKHVLIVTHTITLKTMMAYFENTSLEKFWDSPYIYQASLSQVNITKGKAKVILHGDYSHLTHINSIQ, encoded by the coding sequence ATGATCGAGTTATATATAGTAAGACATGGGGAAACAGTATGGAATACAGAAAAAAGAATGCAAGGTAGAAAAGATTCACCTCTCACGAAAAAGGGGATAAGGCAAGCTAATGAACTGGCAAAAAGGATAAAAGATATAAGAATTAATGTAATATACTCAAGCCCTCTAGGTAGAGCAATGAAAACAGCAAAAATATTAAGAGCACAAAGAAATATACCAATAATAAAGGATGATAGGCTTATGGAGATAGATTTAGGGGATTGGGAAGGATTAGATGAAAAAGAAATTAAGGTGAAGAACTCAAAAGAGCTTTATAATTTTGGTACAAACCCTAAAATTTATAAACCTGACAATGGTGAGAAATTTGAACAGGTTAAGATTAGGGCAGTATCTTTAATAAAAGATATCATGAATAACTGTGCAGAAAAGCATGTTCTGATTGTTACTCATACTATAACTTTAAAGACCATGATGGCGTATTTTGAAAATACATCTTTGGAGAAATTTTGGGATTCACCCTATATTTATCAAGCAAGCTTAAGTCAGGTAAACATAACTAAAGGTAAAGCTAAAGTTATTCTACATGGTGATTATTCTCATTTAACACATATAAACAGTATACAATAG
- the fusA gene encoding elongation factor G: MKKYSVNNLRNVGFIGHSGSGKTTLTEAILYYTKVVDRLGKIEDGSTVSDYGIEEKKRKISISSSLASCEWKNTKINLVDMPGYFDFIGETMEGLRAVDVAIIVLSSVSGIQVGAEKSWSGVNKSKLPRAFYINKLDRENSDFDKTLAELKEKFGMSVVPIQYPIGSENNFKGIVNVISGKAKIMNNKNIIEETTIPKDISDKITKCRDMVMEAVAETDEELLDKYFSEGTLSHEDIYKGLIRGCSKGEITPVMCGSAVNGIGIDTLLEDIIQCFPSPEVSEVIDVNLEQKSQVAVKADEKSPFSAFIFKTIADPFVGKLSLFRVMTGKLKSDMTVYNVKKDKSEKIGTLYFLKGKQQIPVSEIVAGDIGAVAKLQFASTGDTLCDPSSLVVFKDIKFPKPVISMAMLPKSKNDEDKIFNGLSKLLEEDPTFKISRDVENAETIISGQGEVHIDVISSKLKSKFGTDVILREPKVHYRETIKKTSDVQGKHKKQSGGHGQYGDVKIKFEQRNDNEDDLEFVDKVVGGVVPRQYIPAVEKGLRECINHGVLAGYPMIRIKATLHDGSYHPVDSSEMAFKVAASLAYKKGILEADPVLLEPILHVEVCVPEEYMGDIIGNVNKRRGRVLGMETDGKNQIIIAEVPEAEMFKYATDLRSMTQARGSFNMRFERYEEVPDVQANKIIESKNKIKVRQE, translated from the coding sequence ATGAAAAAATATTCAGTAAATAATTTAAGAAATGTAGGATTTATTGGACATAGCGGTTCTGGTAAAACTACATTAACAGAAGCAATACTTTATTATACAAAAGTTGTTGATAGGCTTGGGAAAATTGAAGATGGAAGTACTGTTAGTGATTACGGTATTGAAGAAAAAAAGAGAAAAATATCGATATCTTCATCTTTAGCTTCCTGTGAATGGAAAAATACAAAGATAAATTTGGTTGATATGCCAGGATATTTTGATTTTATAGGAGAAACTATGGAAGGATTGAGAGCAGTTGATGTAGCTATAATTGTTTTATCAAGTGTATCTGGAATCCAAGTGGGAGCTGAGAAATCTTGGAGTGGTGTCAATAAAAGTAAACTTCCTAGAGCTTTTTATATAAATAAGTTGGATAGAGAAAATTCAGATTTTGATAAAACGTTGGCAGAATTAAAAGAAAAGTTTGGTATGTCTGTAGTACCAATTCAATATCCTATAGGAAGTGAAAATAATTTTAAAGGAATTGTAAACGTTATTTCTGGAAAAGCTAAAATAATGAATAATAAGAACATAATAGAAGAAACTACTATACCAAAAGACATTTCAGATAAAATTACAAAATGTAGGGATATGGTTATGGAAGCTGTGGCAGAAACGGATGAGGAACTTTTAGATAAATATTTTAGTGAGGGTACTTTAAGTCATGAAGACATTTATAAAGGATTAATAAGAGGCTGTTCAAAAGGTGAAATTACACCTGTGATGTGCGGTTCTGCTGTAAATGGGATAGGAATAGACACTTTATTAGAAGATATAATTCAATGTTTTCCATCTCCTGAAGTTTCAGAAGTAATTGATGTTAATTTAGAACAGAAATCACAGGTTGCGGTTAAAGCAGACGAAAAGAGCCCATTTTCAGCTTTTATTTTTAAAACTATAGCGGACCCTTTTGTAGGTAAGCTATCTTTATTTAGAGTCATGACCGGCAAGCTCAAATCAGATATGACAGTGTATAATGTGAAAAAAGATAAAAGTGAAAAAATAGGAACTTTATATTTCTTAAAGGGAAAGCAGCAGATACCTGTATCGGAAATAGTGGCTGGAGATATTGGTGCTGTTGCTAAACTACAATTTGCCAGCACAGGTGATACCTTATGTGACCCATCGTCTTTAGTTGTATTTAAAGATATTAAATTTCCTAAACCAGTAATTTCAATGGCTATGTTGCCTAAATCTAAAAATGATGAGGATAAAATATTTAATGGATTAAGTAAACTGTTAGAGGAAGATCCTACTTTTAAGATATCTAGAGATGTAGAAAATGCAGAGACTATAATTTCTGGACAAGGTGAAGTTCACATTGATGTGATATCATCTAAATTGAAGTCTAAATTTGGTACGGATGTTATTTTGAGAGAACCCAAAGTACATTATAGAGAAACAATAAAGAAAACCTCAGATGTACAGGGTAAGCACAAAAAGCAATCAGGAGGACATGGACAGTATGGGGATGTAAAAATTAAGTTTGAACAAAGAAATGATAATGAAGATGATTTAGAATTTGTGGATAAAGTAGTAGGAGGAGTAGTTCCAAGACAGTATATACCAGCAGTTGAAAAGGGGTTAAGAGAATGTATTAACCATGGTGTTTTGGCTGGATACCCTATGATAAGGATAAAAGCCACATTACATGATGGATCATATCACCCAGTAGACTCTTCAGAAATGGCTTTTAAGGTAGCAGCATCTTTAGCTTATAAGAAAGGAATTTTAGAAGCTGATCCTGTATTATTAGAACCAATCTTACATGTAGAAGTATGTGTCCCTGAAGAGTATATGGGAGATATAATTGGAAATGTAAATAAACGAAGAGGTAGAGTACTTGGAATGGAGACCGATGGGAAAAATCAGATAATAATAGCTGAAGTACCTGAAGCAGAGATGTTTAAGTATGCTACAGATTTAAGATCCATGACTCAAGCTAGAGGAAGTTTCAACATGAGATTTGAAAGATATGAAGAGGTTCCAGATGTTCAAGCAAATAAGATAATAGAAAGCAAAAATAAAATAAAAGTTAGGCAAGAATAA
- a CDS encoding CtsR family transcriptional regulator, with protein MARLSDIIEDFIKEMLNNSEETKLQIGRNELANYFSCAPSQINYVLTTRFTMDKGYYIESKRGGGGCIIIRKVEFDCNENLLKSIIEKIGDAITYNAAAQLIETLLEEQVITERENIILKTIINDRTLNIELNNKNKFRADILKSIIVVIFRSPKFDMNR; from the coding sequence TTGGCAAGATTATCAGATATAATAGAAGACTTTATAAAAGAAATGCTTAATAATAGTGAGGAGACTAAACTTCAAATTGGCAGAAACGAACTAGCTAATTATTTTAGTTGTGCGCCTTCCCAGATAAATTATGTATTGACTACTAGATTTACTATGGATAAAGGTTATTATATAGAAAGTAAGAGGGGCGGTGGTGGATGCATAATTATACGAAAAGTAGAATTTGACTGTAACGAGAATTTACTTAAAAGCATAATAGAAAAAATAGGGGATGCCATAACATACAATGCTGCTGCACAACTTATAGAAACACTACTTGAAGAGCAGGTTATAACGGAAAGAGAAAACATAATATTAAAGACTATAATAAATGATAGGACACTAAATATTGAGTTGAACAATAAAAATAAATTTAGGGCAGATATATTAAAATCAATTATAGTAGTTATATTTAGGAGTCCTAAATTTGATATGAATAGATAA
- the dusB gene encoding tRNA dihydrouridine synthase DusB has product MKIGNFELKDNVVLAPMAGVTDRAFRELCIEMKCGFTYTEMISAKALFYDSDRTKQMLKVSSIEKPLGVQIFGSDPLIMAKVCDLFNCNEDIAIIDINMGCPAPKIVKNGEGSALMKNPHLASQIVKEVKKASLKPVTVKMRIGFDFDNINVVDFAQIMEQSGADAVTVHGRTSTQMYNGSANWDIISQVKKKVNIPVIGNGDVFTAEDAVRLFNNTGCDGIMIGRGSMGNPWIFKQIYEIRNHQPVIFPGPSEKINLCMEHYRRAIYYNGEDKAVREMRKHIAWYIKGLKNSKEIKDKINYEKKSENVFKILNEYKSLL; this is encoded by the coding sequence ATGAAAATAGGAAATTTTGAATTGAAAGACAATGTGGTTTTGGCTCCTATGGCTGGAGTTACAGATAGGGCTTTTAGAGAATTGTGCATAGAGATGAAGTGCGGATTTACCTATACAGAAATGATAAGTGCCAAAGCTCTTTTTTATGACAGTGATAGAACTAAGCAGATGCTTAAGGTGTCTTCTATAGAAAAGCCTTTAGGTGTTCAAATATTTGGAAGTGATCCACTTATAATGGCTAAAGTTTGTGACCTTTTTAATTGTAATGAAGATATTGCCATTATAGATATAAATATGGGGTGCCCTGCTCCTAAAATAGTAAAAAATGGAGAAGGATCTGCACTTATGAAAAATCCTCATCTTGCTTCTCAAATAGTAAAAGAAGTGAAAAAAGCTTCTTTAAAACCAGTTACTGTAAAAATGAGAATAGGATTTGACTTTGATAATATAAATGTAGTGGATTTTGCCCAAATTATGGAGCAATCAGGAGCTGATGCTGTGACCGTTCATGGTAGAACTAGTACACAGATGTATAATGGCAGTGCAAATTGGGATATAATAAGTCAAGTAAAGAAAAAAGTGAACATTCCCGTAATCGGAAATGGAGATGTATTTACAGCAGAAGATGCAGTAAGATTGTTTAATAATACAGGATGTGATGGGATAATGATTGGAAGAGGTTCTATGGGAAATCCGTGGATATTTAAACAGATATATGAAATTAGAAATCATCAACCTGTTATATTCCCAGGTCCTTCAGAAAAAATAAATTTGTGTATGGAACACTACAGAAGGGCAATATATTACAATGGTGAGGATAAAGCTGTAAGAGAAATGAGAAAGCACATAGCGTGGTATATAAAAGGACTAAAAAATAGTAAAGAGATAAAAGATAAAATAAATTATGAAAAAAAGAGTGAAAATGTATTCAAAATTTTAAATGAATATAAATCTTTGTTGTAA
- a CDS encoding type III pantothenate kinase gives MILVLDAGNTNIVLGVYDGSKLISVCRLSTDSKRTADEYGIQVMELFLHEKLDPSDIKGVIISSVVPNIMYSLEHMIMIYFGIVPIIVGPGVKTGINVKYDNPREVGADRIVNAVAAHEMYKRSLIIIDFGTATTFCAVTAKGDYLGGVICPGIKISADALVEKAAKLPRVEITKPQKVICKNTVASMQSGIVYGYIGQVDYIVGKMKKEMMDLGEDEPFVIATGGLAKLINEESKSIDTIDSILTLTGLKIIYDKNKE, from the coding sequence ATGATTCTAGTTCTAGATGCAGGAAATACTAACATTGTTCTAGGAGTATATGATGGAAGTAAACTTATTTCAGTATGTAGATTGTCTACAGATTCTAAAAGGACAGCAGATGAATATGGGATTCAAGTAATGGAACTTTTCTTACACGAAAAATTGGATCCTTCAGATATAAAAGGAGTTATTATATCCTCTGTAGTTCCAAATATAATGTACTCGTTAGAACATATGATAATGATATATTTTGGGATAGTTCCAATTATAGTTGGACCTGGAGTAAAAACTGGAATAAATGTGAAGTATGATAACCCAAGAGAAGTAGGGGCAGATAGAATAGTAAACGCTGTAGCAGCTCATGAAATGTACAAAAGATCTCTAATTATAATAGATTTTGGTACAGCTACTACATTTTGTGCAGTTACTGCAAAGGGGGATTATTTAGGCGGAGTAATATGCCCTGGAATAAAAATATCTGCAGATGCTTTAGTTGAAAAGGCAGCTAAGCTTCCAAGAGTGGAAATAACCAAGCCTCAAAAAGTAATATGTAAAAATACAGTTGCTAGTATGCAATCCGGCATAGTGTATGGTTATATTGGCCAGGTGGATTATATAGTTGGAAAAATGAAAAAAGAAATGATGGATTTAGGAGAAGATGAACCTTTTGTAATAGCTACGGGGGGCCTCGCTAAACTGATAAATGAGGAGTCAAAGTCTATAGATACAATAGATTCTATATTGACATTAACAGGACTTAAGATAATCTATGACAAAAATAAAGAGTAG